The Pseudomonas sp. Marseille-Q3773 DNA window ACGGTAGCGAAGCCGATGGTCTGGCGCTCACGCGCACCGGTCTGCCCTTCACGTCCGTATACGGCCACTTCCTGAAGGTTTCGCCCCAGCGCCTGGGCAACCACTTCACCCATGCGCAGCGCAGTGCCAGACGGCGCATCGACCTTGTGCCGGTGATGCGCCTCGAGAATCTCGATATCCACATCGTCACCCAGCACGCGCGCCGCGGTGTCCAGCAGCTTCAGGCACAGGTTGACGCCAACGCTGAAGTTGGCGGCAAAGACGATCGGGATTTCCTTGCCGGCGTCGACCAGCTGCTGCTTCTCTTCCGGCGTGAAGCCCGTGGTACCGATGACCATGGCCTTGCCCGCCTTGCGGCAGAACGCCAGGTTTTTCAAAGTCACCGAAGGGTGGGTGAAGTCGATCAGCACGTCGAATTCGTCGACCACCTTGGCCAGGTCGTCGGAAATTGGCACGCCGATACGGCCCAGGGCCGCCAGCTCACCGGCATCAGCCCCGACCAGCGTACTGTCGGGGCGGTCGATCGCCGCGGTCAGGCCAGCCTGTGGCGCCTGTTGCTGCACGGCCTCGACGAGGGTCTTGCCCATTCGCCCTGCCGCGCCCATCACTGCAATACGTCGCATAGCCTTAATCCTTGTCAGAGGTCGCCGAAGAAGCGCTTCACGCCATCGAACCAGCCACTGGCCTTGGGCGAGTGGGAGCTGTCGCCTTCCAGCGAGTCACGCAGTTCTTCAAGCAACTCGCGCTGGCGGCGGCTGAGATTGACCGGTGTTTCCACCGCCACGCGGCACAACAGGTCACCGGCACCACCACCGCGCACCGGGGCAACGCCCTTGCCGCGCAGGCGGAACTGTTTGCCGGTCTGGGTGCCTTCGGGGATCTTCAGCTTCACGCGACCATCGAGCGTGGGTACTTCCAGCTCACCACCCAGGGCGGCATCAGTGAAGCTGATCGGTACTTCGCAGTACAGGTGCTTGCCATCACGCTGGAAGATCTCGTGCTCACGCACATTGATCACCACGTAAAGATCGCCGGTCGGGCCACCATGGGTACCCGCCTCGCCCTCGCCCGACAAGCGGATACGGTCGCCGGTATCGACACCCGCCGGCACCTTGACCGAGAGTGTCTTGTACTCCTCGACACGGCCTTCGCCGTGGCACGAAGGGCACGGGTCGGTAATGATCTTGCCCTGGCCATGGCAGCGCGGGCAGGTCTGCTGCACCGAGAAGAAGCCTTGCTGCATGCGTACCTGGCCGATACCGCCACAGGTCGGGCAGGTCGACGGTGTGGAGCCCTTCTTGGCACCGGAGCCATCGCACGGCTGGCAGTTGACCAAGGTAGGCACGCGGATGCTGACCGTGGTGCCACGCACCGCTTCTTCCAGGTTCAGCTCCAGGGTGTAGCGCAGGTCGCTGCCACGCTGGGCGCCGCCACGCCCACCGCCGCGGCCACCGCCGAAGAAGTCGCTGAATACATCGCCAAAGATGTCGGAGAAGTTGGCACCGCCGAAACCGGCACCACCGCCACCCATGCTCGGGTCCACACCAGCATGACCATACTGGTCGAACGCCGCGCGCTTGCTCGCGTCAGACAGTACTTCGTAGGCCTCGTTGGCCTCCTTGAACTTGTCTTCCGACTCTTTGTCGCCGGGGTTGCGGTCAGGGTGGTACTTCATCGCCAGACGGCGATAAGCCTTCTTGAGGTCAGCTTCGCTGGCGCCGCGCTCGACACCCAGGACCTCATAATAATCACGCTTGGACATAGGTCATTTGCACCTTGTTGGGCGTCTGGCATCTGCGCCACGCCATCAGCACCTGCCGTTTGCCCACCGGGCAGCTGACAGATGCTGTAAAGATTCTCGAATTCCAGATACGCCAACGCGGGAGCAAGCCCCCGCGCGGCGACATCCTACCAGCTCACCGACAAACGACGGTGAACTGGCCGACAACATGCAGGGATTACTGCTTGTTGTTGTCTTTCACTTCTTCGAACTCGGCGTCAACCACGTCATCGTGCTTGGCTTCCGGCTCGGCGTGCTGCGCGCCACCCTGAGGCTGTTCGGCCGACTGCTCGGCGTACATCTTCTGGGCAACCGGTGCCGAAACCTTGGACAGCTCTTCGACCTTGGCGTCGATGGCAGCCTTGTCGTCGCCTTTGACAGCGGCTTCCAGGGCAACCACGGCAGCCTCGATGGCGGCTTTCTCTTCAGCGGTAACCTTGTCACCGGCGTCAGCGACCATCTTGCGGGTCGAGTGAACCAGCGCGTCACCCTGGTTACGGGCAGCGGCCAGCTCTTCGAACTTGCGGTCTTCCTCGGCGTTGGCCTCGGCGTCACGCACCATGCGCTCGATTTCTTCGTCCGACAGGCCGGAGTTGGCCTTGATCACGATCGACTGCGACTTGCCGGTGGCCTTGTCTTTCGCGCTGACGTGCAGGATGCCGTTGGCGTCGATGTCGAAGGTCACTTCGATCTGCGGCACGCCACGCGGAGCCGGCGGGATGTCAGCCAGGTCGAACTTGCCCAGCGACTTGTTCTGCGCAG harbors:
- the dapB gene encoding 4-hydroxy-tetrahydrodipicolinate reductase, whose translation is MRRIAVMGAAGRMGKTLVEAVQQQAPQAGLTAAIDRPDSTLVGADAGELAALGRIGVPISDDLAKVVDEFDVLIDFTHPSVTLKNLAFCRKAGKAMVIGTTGFTPEEKQQLVDAGKEIPIVFAANFSVGVNLCLKLLDTAARVLGDDVDIEILEAHHRHKVDAPSGTALRMGEVVAQALGRNLQEVAVYGREGQTGARERQTIGFATVRAGDVVGDHTVLFAAEGERVEITHKASSRMTFAKGAVRAALWLDGREPGLYDMQDVLELR
- the dnaJ gene encoding molecular chaperone DnaJ, translated to MSKRDYYEVLGVERGASEADLKKAYRRLAMKYHPDRNPGDKESEDKFKEANEAYEVLSDASKRAAFDQYGHAGVDPSMGGGGAGFGGANFSDIFGDVFSDFFGGGRGGGRGGAQRGSDLRYTLELNLEEAVRGTTVSIRVPTLVNCQPCDGSGAKKGSTPSTCPTCGGIGQVRMQQGFFSVQQTCPRCHGQGKIITDPCPSCHGEGRVEEYKTLSVKVPAGVDTGDRIRLSGEGEAGTHGGPTGDLYVVINVREHEIFQRDGKHLYCEVPISFTDAALGGELEVPTLDGRVKLKIPEGTQTGKQFRLRGKGVAPVRGGGAGDLLCRVAVETPVNLSRRQRELLEELRDSLEGDSSHSPKASGWFDGVKRFFGDL